In Mycolicibacterium alvei, a single window of DNA contains:
- a CDS encoding YwaF family protein, whose amino-acid sequence MTVPTCDETEELIELFSAQREFSAYDPSHLIVLAVFATGAVLLVMIGRRQTPPQARVLSRVLAVLLIAAFGVALAYKLADPTIDTSVPLQLCDLAELAAAYALWSQRHWAFVLTYYWGLVLSSQALITPDIGTPKEGAPAFPHHLFVTFFTLHVLVVWAAIYLTWGRGMRPRWRDYRFAVIVTLAWAAVTLAFNAITGANYGYLNRKPPTASLLDVLGSWPVYLLAEVAIVLIVWALMTYPWERMRRSCESAVSGPAQ is encoded by the coding sequence ATGACGGTTCCTACGTGTGACGAAACGGAGGAGTTGATCGAATTGTTCTCTGCGCAGCGAGAGTTTTCGGCGTATGACCCGTCGCACCTGATCGTGCTGGCGGTGTTCGCAACGGGCGCCGTGCTTCTGGTGATGATCGGCCGCAGGCAGACCCCACCGCAGGCCCGGGTCCTGAGCCGAGTCCTGGCGGTGCTACTCATCGCCGCGTTCGGAGTCGCGTTGGCCTACAAGCTGGCCGACCCCACCATCGACACCTCGGTACCGCTGCAGTTGTGTGACCTCGCGGAACTCGCGGCGGCCTATGCCCTGTGGTCGCAACGGCATTGGGCCTTCGTTCTCACCTATTACTGGGGTCTGGTCCTGAGCTCGCAGGCATTGATCACACCGGATATCGGGACGCCGAAGGAGGGCGCCCCCGCCTTTCCGCACCATCTCTTCGTCACCTTCTTCACGCTCCACGTGCTCGTCGTGTGGGCGGCCATCTATCTCACGTGGGGGAGAGGCATGCGACCGCGGTGGCGCGATTACCGCTTCGCCGTCATCGTCACCTTGGCCTGGGCCGCCGTCACTCTCGCCTTCAACGCGATCACCGGCGCCAACTACGGCTACCTCAACCGGAAGCCGCCCACCGCGTCACTCCTGGACGTACTGGGTTCGTGGCCGGTGTATCTGCTGGCCGAGGTCGCGATCGTCCTCATCGTCTGGGCTCTGATGACCTATCCGTGGGAGCGGATGCGCCGAAGCTGTGAAAGTGCTGTCAGCGGACCCGCACAGTGA